The genomic region ACAACAGATCTTATAATTCCACTCATGCTTCTAAAATAGAAGATTCCTAATAAAGAGGAAGAGGTTATTTTGACAAACTTAAGATTGAATGTTATAGATGTGGGAATTATGATCACTAAAAGAATGAATGATATACAAAgctatcaaaagaaaaaggaagaaaagtcTAAATTTGTCGAACTGAAGGAAGAGGGGACACTTTTGATGGCCTTTTACGCAATAGAGGAGTTCGATCAACAAACTTGGTATGTGGATACAGGCTGCAACAATCACATGATCGGTTGTAAGtctttttttactaaattagaTGAAAGTTCTCATACAATCATGAATTTTGGGGATAAGTTAACTATTTAAGTGATGGGAAAAGGTGATATTCAGATCAAAACCATGAATGTTTTTATTGAAAcaatttcaaatgtttttttatgttcCTAATTTGAAAACTAATCTTTTGAGTGCTCGTCAGTTACAAGATAAAGTATACAATATCACAATTTTCAATGGAGAATGTGAGGTGTATGATTTGAAAAAAGGGTCCATTGTTGTTGTTAAAATGAGTGCAAACATGTTATTTCCTTTGAAGATTAAAACACTTCATGATTGTCTGCTAGCTAAAATAGATGATTCACCATGGAAGTGACAGTATAGATTAAAGACTATTCAACAAAAGCAAATGGTTATTGGTCTTCCTGTAATTATTCATCCATCAAAGCCCTGTGAAGAATGTATTGTTGAAAAGCAGCATAAGGATGCTTTCTCAGGTGAAAAAGTGGAAAGAACTCAAGTTGTGCTTGAATTAGTTCACTCATACTTATGTGGACCAATCAATCCAACTtccaatggtaaaaaaaatatattttcatttattaatgattttagtcAGAAAGCTTGGGTGTACTTTTTGTAGGAAAAATCTAAAGCATTTGATGCTTTCAAGAGTTTTAAAGCTCTTGTTGAAAATCaagttgataaaaaaaaatcaaaacacttAGAATAGACTGTGGAGGAAAATTTTGCTTTATTGTGAATCAAATGACATAAAGAGACAATTGACTGCTCCATAttcaccacaacaaaatggtatATGTGAAAGAACAGAATCATTCTCAATATGGTTAGGAGCTTGCTTGCAACAAAAAGAGTTCCAAAAAAATTATGGCCTGAAACAGTGATGTGGTCAATTCATGTTTTAAACAGAAGTCCAACATTGGCAGTGAAACACATGACGCCTCAAGAGGCATGGAGCGACAAGAAACTCGTTGTTGatcattttaagatattttgatGCGTTGCATATGCACATATAGCAAGAAACCCGTTGTTGATCATTTTAAGATATTTGGATGTATTGCATATGCACATATATCTAATGAAAGAAGAATGAACTTGATGCCAAAAGTCAGAAATGTGTATTTCTTGGAGTTAGTGGAATTTCAAAAGCTTTCAAGTTGTTTAATCCCTCAACGAAGAAAGTGATAATCAACAGAGACGTTGTAGTTGATGAAGAAGCTAGATGGGATTGGGTTGATGGCAATTTAGTTCCAAGTTTAATATCAAATGATGATGTCTCAACTGTTAGAGGCTAGTGAAATTCAAGATCAACAACCAACATCACATGAGCGACAATCAACTTCACCTCAAATTCTAACTTAATCTCATCAACatttagaagaagaagaagaagaagaagaagaagaaaggagatATAATTTGAAGGATGAAAACTCAAGGAAAAGGCCAGCATGGATGAATTTGACGATATTATTACAGATGATGGtgtttattttggattatatgTTGATAGGGATCTAATCACTTTTTATGAGGCTATGAAAGAGATGAAATGGAAAGAGACAATGGATAAAGAAATTGAGTccattgaaaaaaatcaaacttgGGAGTTGACAGATCTGCCCGAAGGACAAAAAAGCATCGATGTCAAATGGATTTTCAAGACGATGTTGAATGAGAAATGTGAAATTGACAAACACAAGACTTGGTTGGTAGCAAAAGGCTGTAAGCAAAAGAGCATGAGATTGGTTATAAGGAAGTTTTTGCCCCAATTGTAAGGCTGGATACAAGTGAATTCGCTTACAGCACAACACTCATGGCCGATTCTTCAATTAGATGTTAAGTCCATGGCAACTTACAAGATGAAGTATTTGTTGATGAACCACCTGGTTACGAGAAGGGTTAGAAAAGAAGGTTTATCGACTAAAGAAAACTCTCTATGGACTGGTAAATATAAATGTGATATTTTTTGGGATTAGAAGTCATTCAAATTGCCcttactaattttatttatcaaaagaaATAAGATTCTTGCAATGTTCAAAATAACATATTGCAAGTCATTTGCTACACCAACTAAACCTAGCTTGAAGCTGCACAAAAATGATGAAGGAAGAGAAATAGACAACACTTATTTTAAGCAAATAGTTGGTAGCCTCGTGTATTTGATATCTACCAAGCTTGACATCATGCATGCTATGAGTTTAATTAGCAGATACATAGATAAGCCGACTGAATGCATCTCAATGCAGCTAAAAGCGTTTTGAGATATGTGAAGGCGCAATTGATCATGGTGTGTTTTACAAAAAGGATATTGATGTTAATATTGTTGAGTATACTAATAGGTAACTATACAGGGGACATTGATGATCGTAAGAACACTTCCAGTTATGCGTCCAAGTTTAATTCAGGTGCAATATCATGGTTGTCAAAGAAACAGCAAATAGTTACACTTCCCACAACCAAGGTTGAATTTGTGGCATCAACTTCAAGTACGAGTCAAGCATTGTTGTGGCTTAGAAATATGTTCAAAATACTTGGAGCTGAACAATCATAAACCATGATAATATGTAAAGCATCAAGCTGTTAAGAAATCCAGTGATGCATGAGAGAAAGCAAACATATGGatgtttgttttcattttttgaggGATCTATGCAAGGAAGAGAAGATAGAGTTGCAGTTCTGCAAGAGCAATGAACAAATTACTGATATTCTGACCAAACCACTTAAACAACCAGCATTTGAAAAACTAAGGATGCTTGAAGTTTGTTGTTCTCAAGGCATTGATCAAGGACTTGTCAAAACAAATCAACCCTAAACTGTTTTCAGCATAAATCAGTTTAAGGGAGTGTCAAATCAGTTCAAAGGAATGTGATGGTTAGATGTTTAGTGCGTGAAGAAGATGATGTTGAAGGAAGGGACAATTATGCCGTATGGACCTTTATCACTGCCAACAGTCAACGAGGAAGAAGTGCAACTATTGCAAGGGACGAATTCCCCCTACAACAAAGCCATATAATCtgaatttcattcattcatttcaaacaaaaccTATTCGAAATAACACTGGGAAATTAGACTTTAGAAATACAATGGCCCTAAATTCCTACATTACCAACATTAACATTTTCCTACACAAAGGAAACTacatacataattaaataaatgaaactaaGCCTTCTTAGGAGACTTCTTGGTAGCCTTGGATGGCGATTTAGGCTCCTTGGTCGCCACCTTTTCGTTTTTCTTTGGTAAAAGAACTGGGTTAATATTGGGTAAAACACCACCATGAGCAATGGTCACACCAGCTAAAAGCTTCCCAAGTTCTTCATCGTTCCTCACTGCCAATAGAACATGCCTTGGAATGATCCTATTCTTCTTGTTGTCTCTTGCAGCATTACCAGCTAACTCAAGAAcctttgaagaaataaaaagaaaaaaaaaccccaattttAGAAACATACATAAGGGTGTATCTACACTTTAAGtttcaatcaatcaatcaatcaaatcCCCAACTTCTACGGGGATAATTCAAcggttaatatatatataagcacatTTTAACCTAATTCAACGCTtgggaaaaaatgaaattacctCAGCAGCTAGGTATTCAAGAACTGCAGCAAGGTAAACCGGAGCACCCGTTCCCACACGTTGAGAGTATCGCCCTTTCTTCAAGTACCGGCCAATTCGACCGACGGGAAACTGTAATCCGGCTTTCACTGAACGAGAAACCGGTTTCTTTTTTGGACCGCCGCCTTTCCTTCCTCCGGCTCCTTTCTTCACCTTTGATCCGGTATCCATCGCTTCAAGTGCAAATTGGAGGAAAAGACTTGAAAATCCGATATGAAATCTCGCAGTGAAATTTTCTCGAGAAAATGTTTGTGATTTCGTGTTGGaaaattagttcaatttataTGCGAAGTGAGAAAAATGGGAGACATTTGGCTTACGGATTTGGAGACTTTGAGCCGTTTGATAGCTTGTTTAAAGGACGGTGGATAAGTAACATCTTTGGCAATCCTCGTGAAATGGAACGATCCAATCAGCTTGACGGAAAGGGTTAGATGtatta from Gossypium raimondii isolate GPD5lz chromosome 1, ASM2569854v1, whole genome shotgun sequence harbors:
- the LOC105786471 gene encoding histone H2A codes for the protein MDTGSKVKKGAGGRKGGGPKKKPVSRSVKAGLQFPVGRIGRYLKKGRYSQRVGTGAPVYLAAVLEYLAAEVLELAGNAARDNKKNRIIPRHVLLAVRNDEELGKLLAGVTIAHGGVLPNINPVLLPKKNEKVATKEPKSPSKATKKSPKKA